Genomic segment of Eupeodes corollae chromosome 2, idEupCoro1.1, whole genome shotgun sequence:
CCATTTTCGCAACCCCGTTTTAAATATGCTCTTTCAGCACTAAAAGCCCATATGTGTGAATCATGCCATGCCCCTCCACATCGGGCATTAACCGACCTAATGAAAATTTGATggtcaaaaatcttaaaaaaatgaaataatatatgTGCGTACATGTGTAATGTATGCAcctttataatataataatatatggCATTAATGCTATTTTTAAGCTTCATGTTGAAGAAGAGATGCTCACTGAGTTCCATCTACCACCCCAATTACAGCTGGAATTCGTGATATTTGCCAAAAATAGCGTTTGGactttcattcatttaaaaattcatcatcagcgggcacatggctctttcgattgaagtcaaaacttcagcaattatttttgacatggtttgctgtgcaGGTCCAAAGTTCTTGATACCACCGATTTGGTTTGCTGATAACTTGATCAGCTAGATAATAATCGGAACAACATTTTGTCCTTTGCGagtagtcatgtcggatgatatggtgttaaAAAACgcgatactcgttcgaaagtacaaaatttttttaaaacaagttggtataaccgtTATCCAAATCTACTTTCATGcgtagtacgatttgaaaagtaagtagaatcgagttacatagtagggccccaggtctttaattttttaaacatttcttataagttttacttaaaaaatataaaatttacattatctagaatatacatatacaatattttttaaactagattattttattgtatttacttTTAGGTTTGTGTAATCACAGGACGTGAATATACATATGCTAAACTGCGCGATTCGAGTGCTGCTTTAGCTATACAACTTCAACATAAGTTCAAGCTTAATCCACGGGATGTACTTGCTGTTTGCTTGCCGAATTTACCAGAATTTCCAATAGCTTCATTGGGTGCAGTTGAAGCTGGCTTAGCGGTAACCACTGTAAATCCACTTTATACAGCAGGTAGGTACCAAGCTGAGCCCATTAACTTTTATACTATTATTaagtataaaacttaatttgagaCTTTTTTAACTAAGGAAAGTGCAAAAAGCTCCAAAACGAAACAGGAAATAGAATTCAAAGAAGTATAAACATAGAGAAAAGAAGATGTGGAAAATATTGGAGTATTTGTTGATGTAATTAGTTAGTTGTAATCTTTATtaataccaatttaaaaaattgaaattacatatgtacaagtacatacatatatttacatagaaaatataatatctACCTCATTATTAATAAGAACATAACAATATATCGCACATAAACTtataagtattgaggcagataTTTACAGACAGTTTTTAGATATTTTACAAGAGTAATCCAGATCAATCACCGTTTAGAAGGGTTTTGATTTCAACCATATTTAGATTGGATGGATATGAATCTAGCTAATgcttaaaatcataaataaactACACTTGCTGCGATGTACTTTTTTAgtatttcttgagaaaaaaaaaattccattgatAGCTTTAAGGGAAAGTTTGGGTGTCAGTTtaacttctaaaaaaatatattcctgGACTTATCCAGGGCCTGATTatcgttttgctagcgagtttgccatttttcagcTATTTCTTTTGCCTTCcttcttatttttgaattgtttgttaGCGAGTTCAAATCCGAAAGCTTTTTTTTGACGGATTGAGAGGTGaaagtgtttattatttttcactgTTCGATTTTATGGATTCGTGTCAAAGTGTGTCAAAACACTGGAATACaggaaaaaaaagtcaaaccaaaagtgggCAGGTTCAGAAAACATAAGGGACTACATTTgaagtcaacttcattctttgaacccAAATTTTAACGAAggtaactagttagtttttcaagtgtcatgaatttcaaattcagaaccttACTTCATaaatctctactttaagttcatagtacaagacCTACCAAACACATTATTATCTATACAACACTCATCAGACAAGCTACAAATCCAttacgatttgtattttatattgtaaagaaatatttcttttccgAATTGACAAGGAAACCATTtattacagaaaacattaaatggagttgtgcacaaaataaacaaatcatagagtaataaagttcagctttcagttaaatgaaaaagcatgatcaactgtcattttgatggAAGTAGACATGACTTATTATTTaggaaaatttttcttttctttttcttcagtcaactttccactaaagttgccttaattggaaggtaatttattggcagctggccaatcagacgctagaaacttgccttactttcaagtcccttatggcATCTCAACCTGCCCCGTGTACTATTGTCGCTTCGCCGtgaattcgttaataaggaaatatgACGATCCGCCgagaacctcataatcaggccccagtTCTTTTCCTTCTCAGGTCCATTTCTTGCCTCTAGCATACCTATGTGTGTATGTGAAGAGCAACATTATATCCGCTAGTAGAAATACATTAGAAATAAGACATTTGATATTTGTTccctcaaaaataatttctccTTGGAGAAAGGAAGTTTTATCATAGAGGaatatagatttattttttaaagattatgaAGATGATGTTTCTCCTGAAATTGTATTCTACTTATCCTTCGTTGAATAGGCGGACTATTTTTACCCTACATAAATGGAAGGGAAAGTATTTGTCCTCAGAATGGtgatcttcaaattaattaCACTGGTTAACAACGTATTTTTACTGGcattaaaattgcacttttgcaATTGGTTTTGgtggccttaattcaaatccgccttcaaaataaatgtatcaCTCCAGGTTTTTTAAttatcactttttaaaattcggaaaaaaacacgaaacttTTTGATGTTATCTAACTTAATGATGtggatctttttttaattcaaaccgTAACCAAATCTATAAtcattttcttcaatattcagttgaattatttatataatttcattaaaacttgaaattagagattggattcgaaatcaTTTGTTAGTGGAACAAATAACCCATATAGGAATCATTGCTCCGATTGAGTTGCGTCATCAGTGCATGTTTTTAAGGCATCTgaccataaaatattttctggcagctgaataaaaatgctatgattcatgttattttataaaagaaataaaatatacatatgaacttacattgttttattttctgacatttcttttatataagCTTCGACCGTTTCTCACACAATATGAAAGTTCGACAAATAATAACACGAATGACGTTCATATCAACGACCATTCGATAACGACAATACAGTGAGACTAATCTTCgaaaatgtatgacatttaagtcgaatcaaCGGTTCTCAATTCACCAACGGTAACACaaatgggcgcattcacaaagcaaGTGGCtatacgtagtcaaaattcaactagctttgtgaatgcaaaattgcgcTACAAAGATAGTCAATCcagaactgtcatattaatgattttaattcaataaaaccaaatagaaggtataatttgattgatttatatttgtatttaaattccgaaagaatcatttcattttgaattcttgtgtcctaACCGaccagctgattgtgaaacttCAAAACCAGTGtacactaactttgtagccgaaatttttacactacgtcggaggcgAAATTTCGACTACTGTTGTAGTTAGATTTaaccaatcagaatcccttgactacgtagccactagctttgtgaatgcgaccaatttGTTTACACTCACACGTCATATTCATTCGACTCGCCAATGGTAATAGGGGTATAAGTCCAAAaagtatcaaattaaattttttctcgaaactttatatatgtatgtacattcaaaaaaaaaaaactcaaaaataatgacaatttaaattttatataaaaaagtaagatttatactttttaaagcCATCATACCATTTATTGTTGatagagatattttgagttttaacttagatttaaaaaccccgtttttggttgtttttacaATTTAGAGGCATAACTTAAAGTTAGGTCAGGTAGCTTACTATGTGCCCGCCTATGACATAGTtcaattgactttaaaaaaaaaacctataataCTTTGAGCAGTTAATACTAAAATGTTGAATATCAACATTGGCAAAAATAGTTACAAACTAAAAAAGTAACATTAAAGATTTCTAATTAAACATTACCTGTTTCTTATTACTAGGGCAACCAAAAATATGTCataaaaaactagttttaagcTCTTATAATACTCTTAAAAACCAAATATATTCCCTCAAAATATGCTCAATAAATGTaaaagatatttataaaaagcgTTATTTGCTTTAGGAAATTAATTGATAAGAACAATAccaatcaaaaaaagaatagtTCAACTTCGCACACATACATATACTATTtaaggaaagaaaaacaaagttaacgaagcaaattaatttttgaataaaagaaattttttaatgtcAGAGATcagtaagaaaatttattacaaattttcgTTAAACGTTACAGAACTGATCGGAGCGTATTTGAATGCTAAAACTTCAGCAATTGTAAATTCTTCTACTGCTATGGATTTCCTCCTCACAAAGccattgcaattatttttagtttttcgaagcCAGCATTTTTTTCATTACATGTTCTATTTTTGACTTCActgatttatgtacatataaggTCTTGCTGTTAATGCTGTAGATTGTCTTCATCGCATGACTTATAATTCATGTGCTGAAATTGATCGATAAACCACgtgattcaatttttgaagttgATGTTACTACAAAACCATAGCTTGatgcaaaaaaaagtatcaaaaatccgaacaatgttttcaaaatgcTTGGCGTAGTAGTTCACTGCTTCGAGCCATGTCCCCTCTCACGTTATGATTGGTTGTGGACTAAGTTCGCATCCAGATTCTATGTCTAAGAGTTTTCACTCTGGATGGAGCTTTTCAAAacactttcttttatttgctaTAAAGCGGTCAATGTCAGCATAATCACTTTTAATTTGTTCACATACTCGGCGAAGCCCATGTGCGAGGTATGGTACATGCACTATTTTTGGGTACAATTTGAATAGCTTCTGCCGCTTTTGCCATATACGGAGCAgcaactgataaaaaaaaaagtaagatcgAGTCTTTGTTAAAATCTTCACCCAGAAATCTAACCGAAGGATCGAAGAGCCGGGCGATGATGGTTGAGTGATTTATCATTTCCAGTTGAGCTGCAtttaatacatatgtacatatgtttctTTAGCGAACGTCTCATCTGGATCCAAAATTCTAATGATAACATTTGCAACATATCTGTTTGCTGCGTCCATTGAAACCCATACaaatccattttttattttgtttttgaatttgattgcatcgattgtttttttgtacAAGGAATTTTGTGCTCggtatatttttccaaaaaagatgCGAATTTTGAACAAGGGTATATCTGCCCACACAAAAGCACcacaaaaatctttttcaaactCTGTATGTTTTTTGAATCACTCGAAGATTGTCCAAAAAACTGTTGTGTTTCATTCTTGGTACCtattaatgatttgtttttattgcctgcctttacaaaaaaagaaaaatatgcaaaaaaatatgccttttgaaagcaaaaatgaaaaaatatgcattttcagtgaaatatgcaaaaatatgcCCTAACAGATGACGTTTAAAAGACGAAGATTTCAGTGAAACGCAATTTCTATCACAGTCTCGTGTTAATAGtgatgttaacaaaaaatatgttcgaaCTTAATGAAAATTTCAGTTAAACGACTAACTGTTGAACTCTCGGTCTCACATATGAAACTAGCTAATCCTGTGGGGACATTCTATAAGGATATGATGAGTTCGTACATTATGTATGATTAAGTTTGAAACATTAGCCGTTTCACCCTTtacaaattaatgtttgaataagattgttattatttttcgttctcagtttaaaattattgatagGCATGAGCTTTTAAAACAACACACGGTTTTCAAACACCAAACTTAACGCAAGCTGCTTGTAGACGAGACATATTACAAAGGCATGGAACGCATAGGTGTAACgtagtttttctattttgttccTATTTGCATAATTGTAAACgtcaattatattatattgcGCGAGTAGATTATTCCATCAGAATATTATAGCGtgctttaatttgaaaatcatatTGCATAACAACATAAACATTGACCATTgccttttaaacaaaacaaaagtttttttaaatacatatatactatATTAACTATCTTAATTAACCACAATGGGCTGCTTAAGTGCTAAATATCAGTTAGACAACTCTCTATAGGTCTTCAGCCAGTTGCAAAGGTACGACTCGAAGTTATAATTTAATACTATTTGTTTGGTacatctaaacaaaatataaacattcgTTATATGTTATATAAAGCGTTTATCTTCatgcattttaaaaaacttaaattaaaattaaaattggaacttcaacattttatttacagAGGAAATCGGAAGGCAACTTACATTGAGCAATGCAAAATGTATAATTGGTACTGTGAAGTACTACCAAGTACTTAAAGATGCTTGTGCTGTGGCTAAGAAAAATATACCCATCATTACGATTCGGACAAGCAACAGTGATTCAATTCCAGCCGGTGCAGCTGACTTTTTTGAATTAATCAACACCACCAATGTAGACTATAGTACCTTAAAAGAAACGGGAACCCACCCCGATGACGTCGTTTTTCTGCCATTTTCATCAGGCACGACTGGACTTCCAAAAGGTGTACAATTGTCTCACGACAATATAACAATAAATTGCGAACAAACACAAGCAAAGTTTCCATATGAAACCATTTTGCAAGAAACTACCGAAACGCACCAGGAGGTTGTACCAAGTGTCTTGCCGTTCTTCCATATATACGGTCTAACGGTTGTTATGTTGTCGAAGCTATTTCTTGGTATTAAATTAGTTACACTCCCTCAATTCAAGCCTGATGATTTGATAAAGGCTCTTTATGACTTTAAAGGCACTTCCTTAAATTTGGTACCACCAATCGGTaagttaatttcaaaagttcttttaaaaatgcatacaaactaactttaactttttagcCAATTTTTTGACCAACTCACCAAAAGTTACGGCGGAACATGCTCCTAATCTTCGAATGATTATGTGTGGAGCAGCACCGATTGGCCAGTCGGATATTGAACGCATGTTAAAAAAGTAAGCCCAACCATAtacaaatacacaaacaatCCATATTTCAAAccattaaattcttcaaaaaggTTTCCCAATTGCTCGTTTATGCAAGGATATGGCATGACTGAATTATCTCCTGTTGCCCTGATGTCACCTAATAACTTTACCAAGTACAGCTCAATCGGTCAACTAGTTGGAAGTACGGACGGCAAAATCGTGTCTTTGGAAAACAATGACGGCAAGGGTTTGGGTCCAAACCAAACTGGTGAACTATTAATACGAGGACCTCAAACAATGCTcggttatttaaataatgaagaAGCAAATAAAGATATATTCCGAGAAGGTGCTCCTGGCTCATCGAGATGGCTACGAACTGGAGACGTAGCATATTACGATGAAGAAGGTTCGTTCTATATCACCGATCGCATGAAAGAACTGATTAAAGTTAAAGGCTTCCAAGTACCACCAGCAGAGCTTGAAGAATGCCTTCGGAGTCATCCAAAAATCTTGGAAGCTGGTGTCATTGGTATACCACATAGTCAACATGGCGAACTACCAAAGGCATTTGTAGTCTTAAGACCGAATGTTGAAGCTAGTGAAGAAGAAATTAAGGAGTTTGTAGCGGAAAAGGTAGCCCATTATAAACACCTGGAAGGTGGAGTCCAGTTCATAGATGAACTTCCTAAAAATCCCTCGgggaaaattttaagaaaagatttaaaatctATGTAGGTACTGGTACTGTTAAAGTATTTGttatataattaagttttaaatattattttgttaaaaaatataaatgtgtagcgtacataatatgtacatagttgtttcttttatttttcaagccaTGACAACGAGGAATTAAttgagcaattttttaaaagctttctaGGGTGGTTCTCTATATTTAGtgcctttatatgtttatatttaaacacactgcgagcgttaggaaaatagggaaggatttaaaaggagataccggtgcacattggttttaaagttctgaacatcaaaatgggagggaaaacagagttggcgaaagcattccacattctcgatgtgcgatttaagaaagaatctctatacttgacagtacgcccgaaattgggctcaagggtaaactgatgagcattcctagaagtgcgagtattacggctgaacaGTTTGAGGGAGGGAAtgtaactggctaattcgacagaacattgtttgtaaaaatatcgataaaacaacgaaatgaatgaaacattgcggcggtgttctagcgatgcagatgtaaatgtttcgattatagttttatgttttaggggcacctgcccagatatgcgaattatattcaagctttggacggataaaggctttgtaaattacagccagatcagaaggggtgaaacatttcttgcatcgtcggacaaatcctaagcacctggcagcatttttggcgatatcgaatatgttatcattccataagaggtgatctgtaatacaaataccgagtactgatagttgattggtttcctggatgcaagtgccactcatagatagtaaAATTGGGGgtgcgttacgctttaacgacaggagacagtattgagtttttttCCCCATTAgataatgctgtcaagatcagaatttaatgagcttatcatacgctgccgttgaagttccacatccgaaggacaaggaagTGAATCTAGAATCGAATATGAAATTACGATTTCTAATTCAGACACACTAAGTTTGGCAATTATTTCAGAAACATATCATCATTTTTTGAAGACTTCCACGTACAACTTTAGAaccatttatttgttattactGGAGATTTGTATAAGGTTGAAAAATGAAAGTGTATCAGACAGGTAGAAAGACAAATAATTCATATCTATTATTATATACACAaataagtctaaaaataaacatatctCAAATCAGTCAATGACATCCGCTcagaatgtttatatttatttattaatataaaaaacgcaaatttttagcaattattaactCGAAACCTCTATATGCTAATATCGGTAATAGTTATTGTATTTATAGATTTGTTATTAAatgtctaaaacaaaaaaagaaaactttacattggcttatttaattattattatttttttgtataacaattaatattattttactttaaaggtTTTCTGCAGATAGAGGAACTGTATGTTAAAACTGCAAGCATACATACAGTGaagaaattatatatgtattataataattattcggTTTTTAAAGCTTATACTCGTAAGTTGCTGATCTTGACCGCCTTCCAGAGTTCCAGCGATGTATTGCAATTGGTGGAGCAGTTTCAAAGCACTGCTAGGATATCATATCACCGATGTGACTTCTTGAAACTCTTCGATTAATACCATTTAAATTGGTGCTACTCTCTTGGCCGATAATGCCAGTGTAATCATGAGCTCCCGGAGACGTGACATCCATGAAAGATTCCGGACTAAATCTCACTCTGCTGTGTTGCGAAGAAATTGAGCCTTCCTTAGCGCTCATATACGAACTGTCGTCACTTGTCAGTGAGTCTGGTGGTGTTGGATTATTTGGTGTGCAAGCAGTGGAgccatttgtattttgtactcTATAGTACTTTTTCAAACTTGATCGTAGATTATTTTTACCTCCGTTAATGCCTCCATCACTATGTTCGAACGAAAGGCTGTCGGGTCGCTCTTGGATGACTAGAGGCGATAAATCGCGACGTGGCGTAGAACTCATTGAATGTGGCAGCCCCGAAGCAGGGACTGCTCCGCCAGTTGTTTGACGATGAGGACTACTGCCGCTGAAGAAAGACAAGTTTTCGTATTCTCTAATCCTGTTCCTGTTAGGCGATCCTTTAAATACTTCCCGCGAAGGTTCTGGCTGAATGCCAAGCGCATTGAACCTATATAAATCTTGAAGCTCGTGTGGGTCCACACTGAATGACTGGCTTACATATGAACTATTTGACACATTTGATGGAGTGCGACGATGGCCAGCGGCTGTTATTCCCATTTGTGGTACCCGAGGAGGAGGTGTTCTTGTTTGTTGATCATACGTATAGCCATGGTAGCTAGGCAACCGATTATGACGTATAGGACTATCGTAAGACTCAGGGTACGACTTACAATCTCGTTCGTACAAAAGATTTTCTTCCGGTTGGTATGGAAAGTAATTTGaacctttaaaaaacattattaatatcTAAAAATATCTGAAATAAAGGATAAAGTTTAATTTACCTGAATATCCTGCACGTTGAGCGATTGGCGTATAGATTGTATTCGGAGGACGCGtttcaaaatacatttgaaGTGGAGATGTGTTTCTATCCCGCAAGTAATCCATGTTGTCAGTAAATGATGATGCACTAATTTTGCGTCTGGGCGATGGTGAAGGCGGTTGTGTATGGCTTGTGAAAGATGACGAGAGCATAGCTGAAGTGTTTGTGGTAAAGTTTGAGCCTAGCCCGCTGGTTGTTGAAATAGTCGAAGGATTTTGATAGTGCTGTGGTGAGTCTGATCGCCGGCTGTGTCTCATATCGGGAATAAACGACATCGATGAAAGAGAGGcactaaaaaaacaacaatatgcTTGGTGAAATTTagctgacatttttaattttttgttctttcttacCGACTATGGCCGACTGGCCCGTGGTAGGTTTTGTGAATGTACCTAGCATCATTATCCATGACGTTTGTAAGTTTTATATCCATCACCACTGGTTTCAAGGCGGAAATTTCTTTCAATATCGCCTGCGGCTGTAGAGCTGGATGAATT
This window contains:
- the LOC129945881 gene encoding uncharacterized protein LOC129945881: MIRTTSTRLTTQCLNVLRSTTASTSKGEKRYQGNIATERSGDGDKNLHYSNEEGHWKSSSMEPVTIQNMTLDKYVWQNFKKWENKTATVCVITGREYTYAKLRDSSAALAIQLQHKFKLNPRDVLAVCLPNLPEFPIASLGAVEAGLAVTTVNPLYTAEEIGRQLTLSNAKCIIGTVKYYQVLKDACAVAKKNIPIITIRTSNSDSIPAGAADFFELINTTNVDYSTLKETGTHPDDVVFLPFSSGTTGLPKGVQLSHDNITINCEQTQAKFPYETILQETTETHQEVVPSVLPFFHIYGLTVVMLSKLFLGIKLVTLPQFKPDDLIKALYDFKGTSLNLVPPIANFLTNSPKVTAEHAPNLRMIMCGAAPIGQSDIERMLKKFPNCSFMQGYGMTELSPVALMSPNNFTKYSSIGQLVGSTDGKIVSLENNDGKGLGPNQTGELLIRGPQTMLGYLNNEEANKDIFREGAPGSSRWLRTGDVAYYDEEGSFYITDRMKELIKVKGFQVPPAELEECLRSHPKILEAGVIGIPHSQHGELPKAFVVLRPNVEASEEEIKEFVAEKVAHYKHLEGGVQFIDELPKNPSGKILRKDLKSM